The region CGTGAGAGACCAACAAAAACATGAAATCTAATACTAATTGACTCTAAAGCTGTATTTAAGAAAAAAAAAACTCCTATAAAAAGATGTGAAAAAATTGAAACAGAATTTGTGTGTCTCTGAGAATATTTGCTGAGATTTCTTTTTCTCCTCATTATCTTAAGAATTTCTTTTGCAGGTATCATTATGAATTATATTGAAGAGAGTTTAGGTAGAGTATTCTAATATATGTTTTTATATTTGTGATTTGAaaaaagttatatatatatatatatatatatatatatatatatatatatatatatatatatatatatatatatatatatatatatatatatatatatatatgcgtGGACATCAATGTTTTAACTATATTATTATTCTATGAATATTTAAATATTCATATTTGTATCCGTTATCCACAGTTTTAgtaaaaataaattaattaattaaaaagtatcgtagcattttttatttttaatatttttttaaaaagatTAAGATTTATTGTTGAATTGTAAAATAGAAGAACACTTTTATTAAAATGTGTAAAAGTTTGATAGTTGTGTATTTCTAAAAATTAATATAcatatatttttaaataataatataaattaaagtatataaatatatattgtATGGATATGGAGAAGAGAGTAATGTTGGATATTATAGTTGTTTGAAATATATAGCAACACTAGGACAAAGAAGATGTTTATGAAGATTGCATTTAAAAAGTTCAAAGCATGTGAATTCACACTAGTCTTTAGGTTCAATTCAACCCCACCAATTATTATGTATCAAATGCAATAGGAATTAATGGTGAATTTCTTCTAGGATGTTTTGAATGTCTTAAAATGAATTGCACAAATACACTAAACATACTAAGCTTATCTTTTGATAATCGATTACGAAAAATGTTTCTTGCACTTTAATCATGCATTAATAAAGTAAATGATGATATAGAATAATCTTAAGATGAGAGAAATGGATTAGAATAAGTTGTTTTtcatatatatatttttatattcATGTTATTTCTACTTAGTAAGTGTTTCTATTTATAGAGAAGTTTATGTCACTTGATAAAGAGAAATACCCTTTGTAAATGAGTCATAGGTTACCtcattttaaatttaatttttattacTATTGATAGATAAGATAAATTTTATTCAAAATATGGTACACTTCGGATTTGAATCGGGACCGTCTATGATAAAAGGACTGCACCTTACCAATATGTCATTTCATCATAACTTGATATTTTTGCTGGTAATTATGTTAACCTGAGATTTTTGCTTAACATTTCGACATAAACATAGGATATAAGATATATAGATATGCCAAGTGTAGATGACCCATTCATATTTTTGATATCAAGTCACAAATTCGATAGGTTGGCCTTTTCGACAGATGTGATTGAATGATTTAAAGACGTTTTTAATAGCAGTGACAGTTTGAAGCAATTCTAGTGCCGAAGACACGTGAAAATAAATCAAAATACGAAAGCCCATGTAGTAGTGTATGCGTCAGATTTTGAAGAGATAATTATTATTGGCAGTTGATAATGTATTTAATATATAAGAAAATTTTGACTCTATAATAACGGTTCACATTTCACTTTGTTCTCTTTAGAGCTCATACATTTGATTCACTAATACAATACGCTTGTGAGAAATGTATGAAGGCATGTTCCATTTTTAATTAAAACATTTTGATTGCTTTATTATTGTTTACTCCTTTACTTGATTTTGTTAATTTAAGCCTTTTACTTTATTTCTTTTGTTATTTGTATTAGAAATTCTTCCAGCACCATTATATTCTCTCAAAACATTTTACACAAAGTATTATTTTGGATTTTCGAGTTTGATCCTACAAATGAACTAAAACTCGTGATTGTTTAGTGTAACACCTCAATTTTTTATTTAGTTATTTTATTTGAGTTTAAATTCTCATTATCCAAAAACAATCCATACAATTGATCCATAGTTGAATTGCATTCACATGATTTTGTAACTTTCTATGCAATGTACATCTCAATTAACATCAAGAGATGGTCTTTTAATTGTGTCTAATCGGCTCCAAAATTTTGAGAATATGGTGTACACTAACGATCCTAATGGAGCGTATAATAGATCATATTTTTTTAAAGGCGAGAATTATGCTTATTGAAAAGATAACATGTATGTACATTTACAATTAGTTGAAAAAAATCTATGGGTATCCATCTCCGAAGGACCTTTTATTCCTAAGGGCGACAACAATGTTGTTAAACACCCAAAAGATTGGACAGATAATGAAACCAAACAGACTTCATATGATTTGAAAGTGAGGAACATACTTATCTCATCTTTAAGCATGAAAGTATTCTACTCAATTTCACATCATAAGAGTACTAAAGGTATGTGGGACCCTCTCCAAACCCATTATGAGGGAAT is a window of Lathyrus oleraceus cultivar Zhongwan6 chromosome 6, CAAS_Psat_ZW6_1.0, whole genome shotgun sequence DNA encoding:
- the LOC127094347 gene encoding uncharacterized protein LOC127094347; translated protein: MYVHLQLVEKNLWVSISEGPFIPKGDNNVVKHPKDWTDNETKQTSYDLKVRNILISSLSMKVFYSISHHKSTKGMWDPLQTHYEGMDDTKDSKINMFIEKFKLFHVDQENL